The following are encoded in a window of Ranitomeya variabilis isolate aRanVar5 chromosome 6, aRanVar5.hap1, whole genome shotgun sequence genomic DNA:
- the LOC143781320 gene encoding uncharacterized protein LOC143781320, translating into MSEGCSSTKPSNILEDRSSIKPANIQESCSSAKPSNILEGCSSSKPSNIQEGFRSTKPSNSLEGCSSTKPFNTQESCSSTKSSNIVEGWCSTKPASVHEGFNSTKPSNIQESCSSTKSSNIPEGFNSTKPFNIHEGCSSTKPSNILECCRCNSPSTIQESCSSTKSSNIIEC; encoded by the coding sequence ATGTCAGAGGGCTGCAGCTCCACCAAACCATCCAACATCCTAGAAGACCGCAGCTCCATCAAGCCAGCCAATATCCAAGAAAGCTGCAGCTCTGCCAAACCATCCAATATCCTTGAAGGCTGTAGTTCCTCCAAACCATCCAATATCCAAGAAGGCTTCAGATCCACCAAACCATCCAATAGCCTAGAAGGCTGCAGCTCCACCAAACCATTCAATACCCAAGAAAGCTGCAGCTCCACCAAATCATCCAATATCGTAGAAGGTTGGTGCTCCACCAAACCAGCCAGTGTCCATGAAGGCTTTAACTCCACCAAACCGTCCAATATTCAAGAAAGCTGCAGCTCCACCAAATCATCAAATATCCCAGAAGGTTTCAACTCCACCAAACCATTCAATATCCATGAAGGCTGCAGCTCCACCAAACCATCTAATATCCTAGAGTGTTGCCGCTGCAACTCACCATCTACTATCCAAGAAAGCTGCAGCTCCACCAAATCATCTAATATCATAGAATGTTGA